The following proteins are co-located in the Xiphophorus maculatus strain JP 163 A chromosome 8, X_maculatus-5.0-male, whole genome shotgun sequence genome:
- the ptbp3 gene encoding polypyrimidine tract-binding protein 3 isoform X3, with protein sequence MSSAHLSTVDGTDRLCVSERAQCVPSPVLHLRQLPADTSEQEVVDLALPFGRVSKLITLRTKNQAFLEMASEEAAVTMVNYYTSAPPTIRNQPVFIQYSTHRELKTDNLTNQQRALQAISTAAVHSGNMGLSEGRGLIPAPSAVLRIIVENLFYPVTLEVLQQIFSKFGSVLKIITFTRNNQFQALLQFSDAVHAQHAKASLDGQNIYNGCCTLRIDFSKLSALNVKYNNDKSRDFTRADLPSGELDPAGAAFGVALPPYGAAAFPPSFHQHTGLPVTAVPGSLMSPPRMALQVAPPAGHSVLLVSNLDPERVSPHCLFILFGVYGDVQRVKILFNKKENALVQMSDATQAQLAMSHLNGQRLHGNVIRVTLSKHPVVQLPRGAAGPEEQTLTQDFSGSALHRFKKPGSKNFNNIFPPSATLHLSNIPSSVGEDSLKDLFSSRGFAVKAFKFFQKDRKMALLQLASVEEAVEALIALHDQQLDHNQHLRVSFSKSTI encoded by the exons ATGAGCTCCGCCCACCTGTCCACAG TGGATGGCACTGATAGGCTGTGTGTTTCTGAGCGCGCTCAGTGCGTCCCTTCTCCAGTGCTGCACCTGCGGCAGCTACCTGCTGACACCtctgaacaggaagtggtcGACCTGGCACTTCCCTTCGGCAGAGTCTCCAAACTGATCACACTGAGGACCAAAAACCAG gCGTTTCTTGAGATGGCATCAGAGGAAGCAGCTGTTACCATGGTGAACTACTACACCTCAGCCCCACCCACCATCAGGAACCAGCCAGTCTTCATTCAGTACTCCACCCACAGAGAGCTGAAAACAGACAATCTGACCAATCAG cagagggcgctgcagGCCATCAGCACGGCagcagtgcattctgggaacATGGGGTTGTCAGAGGGGCGGGGCTTAATCCCGGCGCCCAGCGCGGTTCTGAGGATCATCGTGGAGAACCTGTTCTACCCGGTGACCCTGGAGGTCCTGCAGCAG ATCTTCAGTAAGTTTGGCTCCGTCCTGAAGATCATCACCTTCACCAGGAACAACCAGTTCCAGGCTCTGCTGCAGTTCAGCGACGCCGTCCACGCTCAGCATGCCAAGGCG TCTCTGGACGGCCAGAACATTTACAACGGCTGCTGCACGCTGCGCATCGACTTCTCCAAACTGAGCGCGCTCAACGTCAAGTACAACAACGACAAGAGCCGCGACTTCACCAGAGCCGACCTGCCGAGCGGAGAGTTGGACCCGGCCGGCGCCGCCTTTG GTGTAGCTCTGCCGCCATACGGAGCCGCGGCGTTCCCGCCCTCCTTCCACCAGCACACGG GTCTCCCCGTGACGGCGGTCCCCGGCTCGCTGATGTCCCCTCCTCGCATGGCGCTGCAGGTGGCGCCCCCTGCGGGCCACTCAGTGCTGCTGGTGTCCAACCTGGACCCGGAG AGAGTTTCCCCCCACTGCCTCTTCATCCTGTTTG GAGTTTACGGCGACGTCCAGCGAGTCAAGATCCTGTTCAACAAGAAGGAGAACGCGCTGGTCCAGATGAGCGACGCCACGCAGGCGCAGCTCG CGATGAGCCACCTGAACGGCCAGCGTCTCCATGGAAACGTGATCCGGGTGACCCTGTCCAAGCACCCAGTGGTGCAGCTGCCGCGCGGAGCGGCGGGGCCGGAGGAGCAGACGCTGACGCAGGACTTCTCAGGCTCCGCCCTCCACCGCTTCAAGAAGCCCGGCTCCAAGAACTTCAACAACATCTTCCCTCCGTCAGCGACGCTGCACCTGTCCAACATCCC GTCATCGGTGGGTGAAGACTCCCTGAAGGACCTGTTCTCCTCCAGAGGTTTTGCTGTCAAGGCCTTCAAGTTTTTTCA GAAGGACAGGAAGATggcgctgctgcagctggcGTCGGTGGAGGAGGCAGTGGAGGCTCTGATCGCCCTTCACGACCAGCAGCTGGACCACAACCAGCATCTCCGGGTctccttctccaagtccaccaTCTGA
- the ugcg gene encoding ceramide glucosyltransferase: MAPLDVALQGFSVFGLVLFAVLWLMHFMSIIYVRLHLHRKRSEVKQPFAQVLGVSLLKPLKGVDPNLISNLETFFTLDYPKYEILLCVQDQDDPAVDVCKKLLGKYPNVDAGLFIGGKKVGINPKINNLMPGYEAAKYGLVWICDSGIRVKPDTLTDLTNQMTEKVGLVHGLPYVADRQGFAATLEQVYFGTSHPRSYISANVTGIKCVTGMSCLMRKDVLDQAGGLVAFAQYIAEDYFMAKAIADRGWKFSMATQVALQNSGSYSIGQFQSRMIRWTKLRINMVPATVLEPVSECFLASLIIGWAAHHVFRWDMMVFFMCHCLAWFIADYIQLTGVQGGALSFSKLDFAVAWFIRESMSVQIFLSALWDPTISWRTGRYRLRCGGTAEEILDV, from the exons ATGGCCCCGCTGGATGTGGCCCTGCAGGGCTTCTCGGTGTTCGGCCTGGTTCTGTTCGCGGTTCTGTGGCTCATGCACTTCATGTCCATCATCTATGT GCGTCTCCACCTCCATAggaagaggtcagaggtcaagcaGCCGTTTGCTCAGGTCCTGGGCGTTTCTCTGCTGAAGCCGCTGAAGGGCGTCGACCCCAACCTGATCTCCAACCTGGAGACCTTCTTCACCCTGGACTACCCCAAG tacGAGATCCTGCTGTGTGTCCAGGACCAGGACGACCCGGCTGTGGACGTCTGCAAGAAGCTGCTGGGAAAGTATCCCAACGTGGACGCCGGACTGTTCATCG GTGGGAAGAAGGTCGGGATCAACCCCAAGATCAACAACCTGATGCCCGGATACGAAGCAGCCAAGTACGGACTGGTGTGGATCTGTGACAGCGGCATCCGAG TGAAACCCGACACTCTGACCGACCTGACCAATCAGATGACGGAGAAGGTGGGTCTGGTCCACGGGCTGCCGTACGTCGCCGACCGTCAAGGCTTCGCCGCGACGCTGGAGCAG GTGTACTTCGGGACGTCTCACCCCCGCTCCTACATCTCGGCCAACGTGACAGGGATCAAGTGCGTGACGGGAATGTCGTGTCTGATGCGGAAGGATGTTCTGGACCAGGCGGGGGGGCTGGTGGCCTTCGCCCAGTACATCGCCGAGGATTACTTCATGGCCAAGGCCATCGCCGACAG AGGATGGAAGTTCTCCATGGCGACGCAGGTGGCGCTGCAGAACTCTGGCTCCTACTCCATTGGTCAGTTCCAGTCCCGCATGATCAG GTGGACCAAGCTGCGCATCAACATGGTTCCTGCCACCGTCCTAGAGCCCGTCTCTGAGTGCTTCCTGGCCAGCCTCATCATCGGCTGGGCTGCACATCACGTCTTCAG GTGGGACATGATGGTCTTCTTCATGTGTCACTGCCTCGCCTGGTTCATCGCCGACTACATCCAGCTGACGGGAGTCCAg GGCGGCGCCCTGAGCTTCTCCAAGCTGGACTTCGCCGTGGCGTGGTTCATCAGGGAGTCCATGTCGGTGCAGATCTTCCTGTCGGCACTATGGGACCCCACCATCAGCTGGAGAACGGGTCGGTACCGGCTCCGCTGCGGCGGCACCGCCGAGGAGATCCTGGATGTGTAG
- the LOC102217976 gene encoding molybdopterin synthase catalytic subunit-like → MAEPPRDIFRLSRDWLSVQEVVDSVSSSRCGAVSVFIGATREDQVEGRKVIGLQYEAYEAMVQSELSRLAAALRARWPSLLHVCIHHRLGWVKVGEASVVMAISSPHRQDGQEAIQHAVTLLKASVPIWKKEVYDTQESSWKENSECSWSQRGGASD, encoded by the exons ATGGCGGAGCCGCCCAGGGACATCTTCCGGCTGAGCCGTGATTGGCTGTCAGTACAGGAAGTGGTGGACTCGGTCAGCAGCAGCCGCTGCGGCGCCGTCTCTGTGTTTATAG GTGCGACCCGGGAGGACCAGGTGGAGGGCAGGAAGGTGATTGGCCTGCAGTACGAAGCGTACGAGGCCATGGTCCAATCAGAGCTGAGCCGGCTGGCGGCGGCCCTCAGGGCCCGCTGGCCCTCGCTGCTGCACGTCTGCATCCATCACCGCCTGGG GTGGGTGAAGGTGGGCGAGGCCAGCGTCGTCATGGCGATCTCCTCCCCGCATCGCCAGGACGGCCAGGAGGCCATCCAGCACGCCGTCACCCTGCTGAAGGCCAGCGTCCCCATCTGGAAGAAG GAGGTCTACGACACCCAGGAGTCATCCTGGAAGGAGAACTCAGAGTGCAGCTGGTCACAGAGGGGAGGAGCTTCTGACTGA
- the ptbp3 gene encoding polypyrimidine tract-binding protein 3 isoform X1 produces the protein MLSSDVINQEVSSRVSVAAAEARGPKQLFFLIIIIIILRLLLSDHGPESTLRSPVGCCENMSSAHLSTVDGTDRLCVSERAQCVPSPVLHLRQLPADTSEQEVVDLALPFGRVSKLITLRTKNQAFLEMASEEAAVTMVNYYTSAPPTIRNQPVFIQYSTHRELKTDNLTNQQRALQAISTAAVHSGNMGLSEGRGLIPAPSAVLRIIVENLFYPVTLEVLQQIFSKFGSVLKIITFTRNNQFQALLQFSDAVHAQHAKASLDGQNIYNGCCTLRIDFSKLSALNVKYNNDKSRDFTRADLPSGELDPAGAAFGVALPPYGAAAFPPSFHQHTGLPVTAVPGSLMSPPRMALQVAPPAGHSVLLVSNLDPERVSPHCLFILFGVYGDVQRVKILFNKKENALVQMSDATQAQLAMSHLNGQRLHGNVIRVTLSKHPVVQLPRGAAGPEEQTLTQDFSGSALHRFKKPGSKNFNNIFPPSATLHLSNIPSSVGEDSLKDLFSSRGFAVKAFKFFQKDRKMALLQLASVEEAVEALIALHDQQLDHNQHLRVSFSKSTI, from the exons ATGTTGTCCAGTGACGTCATCAACCAGGAAGTGAGCTCGCGGGTCTCTGTGGCAGCGGCTGAGGCTCGCGGACCAAAACagctcttcttcctcatcatcatcatcatcatcctccgcctcctcctctcGGACCATGGACCG GAGTCAACGCTCAGATCACCTGTTGGTTGCTGTGAGAACATGAGCTCCGCCCACCTGTCCACAG TGGATGGCACTGATAGGCTGTGTGTTTCTGAGCGCGCTCAGTGCGTCCCTTCTCCAGTGCTGCACCTGCGGCAGCTACCTGCTGACACCtctgaacaggaagtggtcGACCTGGCACTTCCCTTCGGCAGAGTCTCCAAACTGATCACACTGAGGACCAAAAACCAG gCGTTTCTTGAGATGGCATCAGAGGAAGCAGCTGTTACCATGGTGAACTACTACACCTCAGCCCCACCCACCATCAGGAACCAGCCAGTCTTCATTCAGTACTCCACCCACAGAGAGCTGAAAACAGACAATCTGACCAATCAG cagagggcgctgcagGCCATCAGCACGGCagcagtgcattctgggaacATGGGGTTGTCAGAGGGGCGGGGCTTAATCCCGGCGCCCAGCGCGGTTCTGAGGATCATCGTGGAGAACCTGTTCTACCCGGTGACCCTGGAGGTCCTGCAGCAG ATCTTCAGTAAGTTTGGCTCCGTCCTGAAGATCATCACCTTCACCAGGAACAACCAGTTCCAGGCTCTGCTGCAGTTCAGCGACGCCGTCCACGCTCAGCATGCCAAGGCG TCTCTGGACGGCCAGAACATTTACAACGGCTGCTGCACGCTGCGCATCGACTTCTCCAAACTGAGCGCGCTCAACGTCAAGTACAACAACGACAAGAGCCGCGACTTCACCAGAGCCGACCTGCCGAGCGGAGAGTTGGACCCGGCCGGCGCCGCCTTTG GTGTAGCTCTGCCGCCATACGGAGCCGCGGCGTTCCCGCCCTCCTTCCACCAGCACACGG GTCTCCCCGTGACGGCGGTCCCCGGCTCGCTGATGTCCCCTCCTCGCATGGCGCTGCAGGTGGCGCCCCCTGCGGGCCACTCAGTGCTGCTGGTGTCCAACCTGGACCCGGAG AGAGTTTCCCCCCACTGCCTCTTCATCCTGTTTG GAGTTTACGGCGACGTCCAGCGAGTCAAGATCCTGTTCAACAAGAAGGAGAACGCGCTGGTCCAGATGAGCGACGCCACGCAGGCGCAGCTCG CGATGAGCCACCTGAACGGCCAGCGTCTCCATGGAAACGTGATCCGGGTGACCCTGTCCAAGCACCCAGTGGTGCAGCTGCCGCGCGGAGCGGCGGGGCCGGAGGAGCAGACGCTGACGCAGGACTTCTCAGGCTCCGCCCTCCACCGCTTCAAGAAGCCCGGCTCCAAGAACTTCAACAACATCTTCCCTCCGTCAGCGACGCTGCACCTGTCCAACATCCC GTCATCGGTGGGTGAAGACTCCCTGAAGGACCTGTTCTCCTCCAGAGGTTTTGCTGTCAAGGCCTTCAAGTTTTTTCA GAAGGACAGGAAGATggcgctgctgcagctggcGTCGGTGGAGGAGGCAGTGGAGGCTCTGATCGCCCTTCACGACCAGCAGCTGGACCACAACCAGCATCTCCGGGTctccttctccaagtccaccaTCTGA
- the ptbp3 gene encoding polypyrimidine tract-binding protein 3 isoform X2 has protein sequence MLSSDVINQEVSSRVSVAAAEARGPKQLFFLIIIIIILRLLLSDHGPESTLRSPVGCCENMSSAHLSTVDGTDRLCVSERAQCVPSPVLHLRQLPADTSEQEVVDLALPFGRVSKLITLRTKNQAFLEMASEEAAVTMVNYYTSAPPTIRNQPVFIQYSTHRELKTDNLTNQRALQAISTAAVHSGNMGLSEGRGLIPAPSAVLRIIVENLFYPVTLEVLQQIFSKFGSVLKIITFTRNNQFQALLQFSDAVHAQHAKASLDGQNIYNGCCTLRIDFSKLSALNVKYNNDKSRDFTRADLPSGELDPAGAAFGVALPPYGAAAFPPSFHQHTGLPVTAVPGSLMSPPRMALQVAPPAGHSVLLVSNLDPERVSPHCLFILFGVYGDVQRVKILFNKKENALVQMSDATQAQLAMSHLNGQRLHGNVIRVTLSKHPVVQLPRGAAGPEEQTLTQDFSGSALHRFKKPGSKNFNNIFPPSATLHLSNIPSSVGEDSLKDLFSSRGFAVKAFKFFQKDRKMALLQLASVEEAVEALIALHDQQLDHNQHLRVSFSKSTI, from the exons ATGTTGTCCAGTGACGTCATCAACCAGGAAGTGAGCTCGCGGGTCTCTGTGGCAGCGGCTGAGGCTCGCGGACCAAAACagctcttcttcctcatcatcatcatcatcatcctccgcctcctcctctcGGACCATGGACCG GAGTCAACGCTCAGATCACCTGTTGGTTGCTGTGAGAACATGAGCTCCGCCCACCTGTCCACAG TGGATGGCACTGATAGGCTGTGTGTTTCTGAGCGCGCTCAGTGCGTCCCTTCTCCAGTGCTGCACCTGCGGCAGCTACCTGCTGACACCtctgaacaggaagtggtcGACCTGGCACTTCCCTTCGGCAGAGTCTCCAAACTGATCACACTGAGGACCAAAAACCAG gCGTTTCTTGAGATGGCATCAGAGGAAGCAGCTGTTACCATGGTGAACTACTACACCTCAGCCCCACCCACCATCAGGAACCAGCCAGTCTTCATTCAGTACTCCACCCACAGAGAGCTGAAAACAGACAATCTGACCAATCAG agggcgctgcagGCCATCAGCACGGCagcagtgcattctgggaacATGGGGTTGTCAGAGGGGCGGGGCTTAATCCCGGCGCCCAGCGCGGTTCTGAGGATCATCGTGGAGAACCTGTTCTACCCGGTGACCCTGGAGGTCCTGCAGCAG ATCTTCAGTAAGTTTGGCTCCGTCCTGAAGATCATCACCTTCACCAGGAACAACCAGTTCCAGGCTCTGCTGCAGTTCAGCGACGCCGTCCACGCTCAGCATGCCAAGGCG TCTCTGGACGGCCAGAACATTTACAACGGCTGCTGCACGCTGCGCATCGACTTCTCCAAACTGAGCGCGCTCAACGTCAAGTACAACAACGACAAGAGCCGCGACTTCACCAGAGCCGACCTGCCGAGCGGAGAGTTGGACCCGGCCGGCGCCGCCTTTG GTGTAGCTCTGCCGCCATACGGAGCCGCGGCGTTCCCGCCCTCCTTCCACCAGCACACGG GTCTCCCCGTGACGGCGGTCCCCGGCTCGCTGATGTCCCCTCCTCGCATGGCGCTGCAGGTGGCGCCCCCTGCGGGCCACTCAGTGCTGCTGGTGTCCAACCTGGACCCGGAG AGAGTTTCCCCCCACTGCCTCTTCATCCTGTTTG GAGTTTACGGCGACGTCCAGCGAGTCAAGATCCTGTTCAACAAGAAGGAGAACGCGCTGGTCCAGATGAGCGACGCCACGCAGGCGCAGCTCG CGATGAGCCACCTGAACGGCCAGCGTCTCCATGGAAACGTGATCCGGGTGACCCTGTCCAAGCACCCAGTGGTGCAGCTGCCGCGCGGAGCGGCGGGGCCGGAGGAGCAGACGCTGACGCAGGACTTCTCAGGCTCCGCCCTCCACCGCTTCAAGAAGCCCGGCTCCAAGAACTTCAACAACATCTTCCCTCCGTCAGCGACGCTGCACCTGTCCAACATCCC GTCATCGGTGGGTGAAGACTCCCTGAAGGACCTGTTCTCCTCCAGAGGTTTTGCTGTCAAGGCCTTCAAGTTTTTTCA GAAGGACAGGAAGATggcgctgctgcagctggcGTCGGTGGAGGAGGCAGTGGAGGCTCTGATCGCCCTTCACGACCAGCAGCTGGACCACAACCAGCATCTCCGGGTctccttctccaagtccaccaTCTGA
- the LOC102238164 gene encoding molybdopterin synthase sulfur carrier subunit-like, translating into MSAQVTVLYFARSAELTGLREEELVAVPTPISSGDLWALLLRKQPRLVALQSRVILAVRRQYVAIGNQRLSLQDGDEVAVVPPLSGG; encoded by the exons ATGTCTGCGCAG GTGACCGTGCTGTACTTCGCTAGGAGCGCCGAGCTGACCGGACTCAGGGAGGAGGAGCTAGTTGCCGTGCCAACTCCAATTAGCAGCGGGGACCTGTGGGCTCTGTTGCTACGGAAACAGCCCAG GCTGGTGGCGCTGCAGAGCCGCGTGATCCTCGCCGTACGCCGGCAGTACGTCGCCATCGGCAACCAGCGGCTGAGCCTGCAGGACGGCGACGAGGTGGCCGTGGTGCCGCCGCTGAGCGGAGGATAG